The DNA region GCTCCTTAGTCTTAGATCCAGAACCATTTTCTGTTTCCAGTAATTCAGGGATTTCTTTTGCTTTTGAAAGAAGCTTCCTCTTCTTCCCGTTCACCATTGTTAGGACCTTAACCTCTTCGTTCAGTGCACTAAGCTTTAAATCATCTTCTCCTTCTTCAGTTTGCTCAGCGTCTTCATCGATGTCATCGTTCAAAGGCTTTTGAGGCCTATTTTTCCTCTTATACGCAGGGAGAAGCTCTTCACCGCCACTCTTTGGATCCTCATTATAACTGGACAGAGTCAATTTCTTCCCCTTTCCTGTACCTCTACCCATCAACCCTAAAACCAGCAACACTAAGACAATTGGATGTACtgcaaaagagaggagaaaacaGTTTTGATAAGGCAATCAGGAGCTTTACTTGATAGCCCTATCGCTTCAAAGAGGCAAACTGCAAAATTCTGATAGGGAAATTTCAAAAAGAAAGCTGAGATTTGATTCGTATGAAGAAGCATTCAGGAAAATTATCATATAATACACATACAGGTCATAATCTACGAAAGCCGATGAATCAGTTCCATAAGGGGGAAATAAAAGGCGAAATCTTTCAACGTCGACGATCGGAATTGATTCCGCCAATCCCAATCGCCCAAGTCGAACGATCTCATTGATCTTCGGAAGCAAAAAAGGAACATCTAAAACTAACATTAATGATGGATATCGCCGAAGGACGACATTTTTTGGTTCAGGAGCATCAGGTCTCCGCCACTACAATCTCGCATCCATTTCCTTCGTATCTGATGGCGAAATAAGAAATTGAGCAACAGTGCATCAAAAAGATCGGATTTTTAGGCGCTTGTCTCCACAAAGGCGAAGATTTGACAGCCAACACCCAACAAAGAGTGATTCTCGAACAAGAGAATGAAAACCAAAAATGGAGTAGAAGGGAGTGCGGTTTCGAATAGGAGTTACGAAGCATTAGAAGCAAGCGTATTAGGCAGCTGCCATGATCGAATCTCCAAGAGGTAGCTAAAAAGACGAGAGCCGACTGCCGAGAGAGGAGGTGGCAG from Zingiber officinale cultivar Zhangliang chromosome 4B, Zo_v1.1, whole genome shotgun sequence includes:
- the LOC121977725 gene encoding uncharacterized protein LOC121977725, encoding MTLHPIVLVLLVLGLMGRGTGKGKKLTLSSYNEDPKSGGEELLPAYKRKNRPQKPLNDDIDEDAEQTEEGEDDLKLSALNEEVKVLTMVNGKKRKLLSKAKEIPELLETENGSGSKTKEHSTCSNSFRRIGSRRKSKPRRAAEAGVSENFYQFC